One Rhipicephalus sanguineus isolate Rsan-2018 unplaced genomic scaffold, BIME_Rsan_1.4 Seq1193, whole genome shotgun sequence DNA segment encodes these proteins:
- the LOC125756544 gene encoding uncharacterized protein LOC125756544: MSWDAHVNTLSSTLSRIIGITSRNRYIFPTKTKLTLYYAFFYSHISYCLLVWGNTTLSNILKLQTLQKKVLRAIVNGSYDSPTQHIFLQYNIVPVNKLFDYRFACFYKTITRTNDSFFSKIVPLGFHHSSYDTRVHSSYVLPKCRTNYGFSMLSYTVPKYLNTSFYDCLNTMSLSAIRKSIIRQSVPP, encoded by the coding sequence ATGTCATGGGATGCACATGTTAATACTCTTTCTTCAACACTCTCTAGAATCATAGGAATCACTTCGCGTAACAGATATATTTTTCCAACAAAAACTAAGCTTACTTTGTACTATGCATTCTTTTATTCCCACATCAGCTATTGCCTGCTAGTCTGGGGCAATACAACGTTGTCAAACATACTAAAACTACAAACCCTGCAAAAGAAAGTGCTCCGCGCAATTGTAAATGGGTCCTATGATTCGCCCACTCAGCATATCTTCCTACAGTATAATATTGTACCTGTAAACAAATTATTCGACTACAGATTTGCATGTTTTTATAAAACAATAACAAGAACAAATGATTCCTTTTTTTCTAAAATTGTTCCACTTGGGTTTCACCACTCATCATATGACACCAGAGTACACAGTAGTTACGTATTACCAAAGTGTAGAACAAATTATGGTTTTTCTATGTTGAGTTATACTGTGCCAAAGTACTTGAACACCTCATTTTATGACTGTCTAAATACTATGTCTCTTTCTGCCATTCGCAAGAGCATTATTCGGCAATCTGTGCCACCGTAA
- the LOC119376422 gene encoding uncharacterized protein LOC119376422 — translation MPICAIFGCRARSKSAKRASCDGTDVGLHSLPKIITRQCERTRILSEKRRGLWLASINRKDLKNLENVRVCGRHFITGRPSQLMDDSNPDWAPTQHLGHGSDRPVTDVARFKRSKERSKKKERAIAAASVAVQQSPLATETPPENCASPESQPECGMELPVSTSDSESDKTHTDMQTDLTGQSIEALEADNRRLSSELHTLKKQKELLEVTEESLRQDDAKVAFYTGIVNYPALLAIFELVEPAVKHTPQNGLPKFEEFIMFLMKLKFNFPHQDLAYRFHISCSTVSRTFEKWLDAAFVRLKTQIVWPSRRDIQKTMPQAFFDSFGSKVAVIIDCFEIKIERPSSLQPRSETWSNYKNSNTAKFLIGICPQGVISYISEGWGGRASDKHITEHCGILEHLSQGDVVLADRGFDIADTLGLYCAVLHIPAFTRGQKQLTAVDVEKTRKLANVRIHVERVIGLVRNKYLIMKAIQPIHYVISKPGHAFTALDKIVTVCCALTNLCPSVVAANAKLPP, via the exons ATGCCCATATGCGCAATATTTGGTTGCCGAGCAAGAAGCAAGAGTGCAAAGAGGGCCAGCTGCGATGGAACAGACGTTGGATTGCACAGTTTGCCTAAAATAATAACTCGGCAGTGTGAAAGGACGAGGATTCTCTCCGAAAAACGCAGGGGTCTCTGGCTTGCCAGTATTAATAGAAAAGACCTAAAGAATCTGGAAAATGTCCGTGTCTGCGGTCGCCACTTCATCACAG GCAGGCCTTCGCAGTTGATGGACGATTCAAACCCTGACTGGGCTCCGACGCAGCATCTGGGTCACGGTAGTGACAGACCAGTGACAGATGTAGCGAGGTTCAAGCGTTCGAAGgagcgcagcaaaaaaaaagaaagggccaTTGCCGCAGCCAGCGTAGCAGTGCAGCAGTCTCCGCTGGCTACTGAGACCCCGCCAGAAAACTGTGCAAGCCCGGAAAGTCAGCCGGAATGTGGAATGGAGCTTCCAGTTTCCACTTCGGATTCGGAGTCAGACAAAA ctcatACTGATATGCAGACAGATTTGACGGGGCAAAGCATCGAAGCACTCGAGGCAGACAACAGGAGGCTTTCTTCCGAATTGCACACCTTAAAGAAGCAAAAAGAGCTTCTTGAAGTAACGGAAGAGTCTCTGCGTCAAGATGATGCCAAGGTTGCTTTTTATACGGGAATTGTGAACTATCCAGCCCTACTAGCTATATTCGAACTGGTTGAGCCTGCTGTTAAACATACACCACAAAATGGGCTGCCAAAGTTTGAGGAGTTCATTATGTTTTTAATGAAACTTAAGTTTAACTTTCCGCACCAAGATCTGGCCTACAGATTTCATATTTCATGTTCTACAGTCAGCAGGACTTTCGAGAAGTGGCTGGATGCAGCTTTTGTAAGGCTGAAAACGCAAATTGTGTGGCCGTCACGAAGGGACATTCAAAAAACAATGCCTCAAGCTTTTTTTGACTCATTTGGCTCTAAAGTGGCAGTCATAATTGACTGCTTCGAGATCAAAATTGAGAGGCCATCGTCCTTGCAGCCAAGAAGCGAGACTTGGTCTAACTATAAGAACAGCAACACTGCCAAGTTTTTAATTGGCATCTGTCCACAAGGGGTCATTTCATACATTTCTGAAGGGTGGGGCGGGAGAGCAAGCGATAAACACATTACCGAACATTGCGGCATTTTGGAGCATTTGTCACAAGGAGACGTTGTTCTCGCTGACAGGGGTTTCGACATAGCGGACACCTTAGGTTTGTACTGTGCTGTACTCCACATCCCTGCATTCACTAGAGGACAGAAACAACTCACTGCAGTGGATGTAGAGAAGACGAGGAAGCTGGCGAATGTTCGCATCCATGTTGAGCGCGTAATAGGACTTGTACGGAACAAATACTTGATAATGAAGGCTATCCAGCCAATTCATTATGTCATTAGCAAGCCCGGACATGCATTCACTGCACTTGATAAAATTGTTACAGTTTGCTGTGCCCTCACCAACCTTTGTCCTTCGGTCGTCGCTGCAAATGCCAAACTGCCTCCATAA
- the LOC125756543 gene encoding uncharacterized protein LOC125756543, with amino-acid sequence MKAYKSLEAHNYFTSGWVRNIAATQLQSERVVVLGEVSHSQRLREPDLKVWCLANVDGSIITAHCTCMAGAGEACSHIGAVLFAVETSVRLRETRTCTGRKNAWLPANRPGTQPKRLKEIDFSSSKKRKKQMDTVHLQPRAESTSTCSPQALPAVPLPPSDEEIKAFHSRLADAGVMPAIFRVHPNYSSMFAPPRVLEPQLLRNLLLAEAQSEDLDTLIHRGEAFLKQLVISEGMVNHVESITREQSSCPKWFTYRAGRITASVAKSVCSTSLDKPSVSLLKKICYPEQQKFTTAATSWGLEHECDAIKSYVAEMKQHHSDFQHFKPGVYLSVQHPYLAATPDASVSCTCCGKGIVEVKCPYTLASRSIEEASNDTSFCLKNENGKLTLRKTRQYYYQVQTQMAVCNATYCDFVVWTPSSVFIERVTKDNSFLDSVLASTKKFFTHVIMPELLASYFTRKTTTSSQNSENETVYCFCRGPESGKMLACEGQNCKYRWFHYICLGIRRAPKQKEWFCEECIAEKSQHKATNLNRAAVPFSCLSNVVKTTPGVASTATSVSTT; translated from the exons ATGAAGGCCTATAAATCGCTGGAAGCACACAACTACTTTACTAGCGGCTGGGTGCGGAACATCGCAGCAACGCAACTCCAGTCGGAGCGCGTCGTCGTACTGGGCGAG gtcagCCATTCTCAGCGACTCCGAGAGCCAGACCTGAAAGTGTGGTGCCTGGCTAATGTAGATGGCAGCATCATTACTGCTCACTGCACCTGCATGGCAGGTGCAGGGGAAGCATGTTCGCACATTGGTGCTGTGCTGTTTGCAGTAGAAACATCAGTACGCTTGAGAGAAACACGAACATGCACAGGAAGAAAAAACGCATGGCTCCCAGCCAACCGCCCTGGCACACAACCAAAACGCCTAAAAGAAATAGATTTTTCATCATCTaagaagagaaagaagcaaatgGACACTGTTCACCTTCAGCCAAGAGCAGAAAGCACATCCACGTGCTCCCCACAAGCCCTTCCAGCTGTGCCATTACCTCCCAGTGATGAAGAAATTAAAGCATTTCATTCACGTCTTGCTGACGCTGGAGTTATGCCAGCAATCTTTAGGGTGCACCCGAATTATAGCAGTATGTTCGCGCCACCACGAGTGCTAGAGCCTCAACTGCTACGCAACTTGTTATTGGCAGAAGCACAGTCCGAGGACCTAGACACACTCATTCACCGTGGTGAGGCGTTCCTTAAACAGCTTGTCATAAGTGAAGGAATGGTGAACCACGTAGAAAGTATCACAAGAGAACAGTCGAGTTGCCCCAAGTGGTTTACGTATCGAGCGGGCAGAATAACCGCTTCTGTAGCAAAATCTGTGTGCTCGACGAGCTTGGACAAGCCTTCTGTAAGCCTCCTAAAGAAAATATGTTACCCAGAGCAACAGAAGTTTACCACAGCAGCGACATCTTGGGGATTGGAACATGAGTGTGACGCTAttaaaagctacgtggctgaaaTGAAGCAGCATCACAGCGACTTTCAGCACTTCAAGCCGGGAGTTTACCTGAGCGTGCAACACCCGTACCTTGCAGCAACACCGGATGCGTCTGTCAGTTGCACATGCTGCGGCAAGGGCATTGTTGAGGTGAAATGTCCATACACATTAGCCAGCAGAAGTATAGAAGAGGCAAGCAATGACACAAGTTTTTGTCTCAAGAATGAGAATGGGAAGCTGACTTTGAGAAAAACACGCCAATATTACTATCAAGTACAAACACAAATGGCAGTCTGCAATGCGACCTATTGCGATTTTGTTGTTTGGACTCCGTCGTCCGTCTTCATAGAAAGGGTGACCAAGGACAATAGCTTTCTGGACTCTGTGCTGGCCTCCACAAAAAAATTCTTCACACATGTGATCATGCCAGAACTCCTTGCAAGTTATTTCACTAGGAAAACTACAACAAGCAGTCAGAACAGTGAAAATGAGACGGTGTACTGCTTCTGCAGAGGGCCTGAATCTGGTAAAATGCTGGCATGTGAAGGCCAAAATTGCAAGTACAGGTGGTTTCACTACATCTGTCTTGGAATTAGGAGGGCGCCGAAACAAAAAGAGTGGTTTTGTGAGGAGTGCATTGCTGAGAAAAGCCAACACAAAGCTACGAATCTGAACAGAGCTGCAGTACCATTTAGCTGTTTGTCAAACGTGGTCAAGACTACACCTGGAGTGGCCAGTACAGCAACAAGTGTAAGCACAACGTAG